Genomic segment of Bernardetia sp.:
ACATCATCAGTTCGTATTTTTTCATTTGCATAACTGATGGATAAACGGCTGTGTCGTAGTTTGCATCAACTTTTACTCTGCGTTGAAGCAATCCTATTTTTGTTTTGGCTATAAAATTTATATCTCCAAAATTAAAAACTCCTCTTTCTGTTGGTCTGACATGATATAAAATTTCTTCTGGCTTTTCCTGTTCTAAAGTCGTATTGATTCCAAAATCTCTCACTTGAAGCTGAAAAGGCAGTTCATCATAAATATCAACTTCCACTGGCAAAGGATATTCACTCTTTACCACCAAACGCACAGGATTTGGGTCGCCCAAAGAAAGTTTTGGGTTTAAAAGACGTTCTGCTTGAATTTTCATTTTAGGATGAAAAAGCATAATCCCTTCTGCTGTTGTCAAAACAGCCAATCCAGCCAAAGCAATTTTAGCAATCCACATCAAAGGAGGAAACCAAAAGGCTGTAACAAATAGGCAAATACAAGCCGTAATGGCATAAAAAAAGCGATTGGTAAGAAAAGTATTTTTAATGATTGACCACATAAGCGAATTGATAATTAATAATGGATAATTGAATGAAGCAACTATCATTGGTTTTTTTGATGCCTAACTATTTTTTTCTTCCTTAAAGAATCAGCTTTTTTAAAAAAAATCTAGTTATAATTTGTATAGTCTTGTTTAAAATTTCTAGTTTGTTACAACTCTATCGCAACCAAAATCACATCATCGGTTTGTTTGCGCTCGCCTTTCCAATCAAAAAAAGTATCTTTCAAAATTGGATATTGTTCGTAACAAGATAAATATACACTTTTTTCTATGGTTTTGATGAGATTTTTAGACATAAATTTTCGATTTTCTTTTCCACCAAATTGGTCTTGGTAGCCATCCGAAAACAAAAAGAAACGGTCTTTCTCCTGAAAGTCTAATGTATGTGTATGAAATTCTTTCTCTCTACTCTTATGTTTTTTTCCTCCAATGGCAAATGAAGAACCTTTTATACGCTCTACTTTTCCTTCTCTAGCCAAAATTAAAGGCAGCTTTGCCCCAGAAAATTCTATTTTTTTAGTAACCTCATCAATAACTAAAATAGCTGCATCCATTCCGTCGTTGGTGTTGGAGGTTTCTTGATGTAATGACTCTCTAACACTCTTGTCTAAGGCATAAAGAATTTGAGAAGGTTCTATAATATTTCTTTCTTCTACAATATTTTTCAGCAATGTTCTTCCCAAGACTGTCATAATCGCCCCCGGAACGCCGTGTCCTGTACAATCTGCTACTACCAATATTTTTTTATTTGCTACTTTTGTAGTCCACATAAAATCTCCACTCACAATATCACGAGGAACATAAATCAAAAATGATTTTGGAAAGAGTTCTTTAAACTCTTCTCTACTTGAAAAAGCATTCTGAATGCGTTGGGCATAATTTATACTTGCCGTAATATCTCTATTTTTTTCTTCAATCATAGCATACGCCTCTCTCAATTCGATATTTCGAAGACGATAGATTTCTGATTCTTGCCTTGCTTTTTCAGCTTCAAACTGTGTTTCTAAGTTTTTGATACGAGCCGAATTTTCATCTCCTAATGCTAGTTCTTTAATCTGATTGTATTTTTCTAAGTGAAAAAATGCTTTTTCATAATTTTTATCTTCCTTATAGGCTTCACTCATCAAAAGATGAATTTTAAAAAGTTTTGCCTTAGCATCTAGTTTATCAGCTTCTTTTAAGGCTTTTTTAAGAAATACGATAGCTTCTTTTCCACTTCCTAATTCTAAATGTAATTTTCCAATTTCATAAAGTGTTGTTACGGCTGCCGCATAAAAATTATTTTCCAAACGAATTTTGAGAGCTTTTCCGTAATACTCAAAGGCTTTTTGATATTGTTTTTTTACTGTGTAGAACTTTCCTAAATCATTATAATCTCTTGAAATACTGTTTTGATTGTCTTGTGCAGTATGTATTTCTAATGCTTTGTAGGCATTTTCTAAAGCCAAATCATATTCTCCTTTTAAGTAATGAACATTGGCAAGTCCGTTGATGATTCTTCCTATTCCGTTGTTTTCTTTTGTTTCTTCGAAGGATTTATAAGCACGTTTATAGTATCTTTCAGCCTGTTCATAATCTTTCAAATCAATAAAATACCCTCCTAAAAGGTAAGCTGAAAATCCAAGGGTTCGGAGTTTTTTATATTTTTCAGCAAGCATGAGAGCTTCTCTAGTATATTTCAAACCTTCATCATAATTTCCTAGATTCCAGTTCAAACTTCCCAAACGCACATACACATCTGCCAAACTTTCGCTATTTATTGGTTCTAAATAGTCTTTTGCTTTAGTTAAATATTCAATTCCTTTTGAAATGTTACCCGCCGAACTTGCAAAAAAACCGAGATTTGAATAGGCAATACCTTTCAACTGATGATTTTCTCTTTCTTCAGTAATTTTATCAATGTTATCAGCTACCAATTCACTTACTTTATAGGCTTCTTTTGATTTTCCTATAAAAAATAGTTCTTCTCCAAGCCCAACAGCCAAAGCAACAATGTTTTTTGTGTTTGGATTAGGTAAGCGTTGGGCAAGGTCTAGTTTTTCTTGTAAGTTTTCTATGTTTTGCATATTTCTCTAAAATGACTATACAATTTCTAAATATACAAATGTATTTTCTTTTCCTACTTCTAAAGGGGTAACAGCTAGTGCTGGCTCAATAAAGTTTTTGTCATTGATAACAAACAAAGGAATTACTTTACCTTTATTTTCTACAGCATCTAAAATAGATAATACTTCTTCACGGCTATTGACTTGTTTTTCCTTTATTTTTGGATTTTTACGGATAAAATGAGAAAAAGTAATAAAATCTGCTCTTCCTTCAAAAAGTATATTTTTAGGATAGTCATCTTTGTTTAAAGTCTCTTGTTCACGATTGGAAATAAATCGGAATACTTTACCTTTATCTAATTCCTCGCCCAC
This window contains:
- a CDS encoding tetratricopeptide repeat protein, which translates into the protein MQNIENLQEKLDLAQRLPNPNTKNIVALAVGLGEELFFIGKSKEAYKVSELVADNIDKITEERENHQLKGIAYSNLGFFASSAGNISKGIEYLTKAKDYLEPINSESLADVYVRLGSLNWNLGNYDEGLKYTREALMLAEKYKKLRTLGFSAYLLGGYFIDLKDYEQAERYYKRAYKSFEETKENNGIGRIINGLANVHYLKGEYDLALENAYKALEIHTAQDNQNSISRDYNDLGKFYTVKKQYQKAFEYYGKALKIRLENNFYAAAVTTLYEIGKLHLELGSGKEAIVFLKKALKEADKLDAKAKLFKIHLLMSEAYKEDKNYEKAFFHLEKYNQIKELALGDENSARIKNLETQFEAEKARQESEIYRLRNIELREAYAMIEEKNRDITASINYAQRIQNAFSSREEFKELFPKSFLIYVPRDIVSGDFMWTTKVANKKILVVADCTGHGVPGAIMTVLGRTLLKNIVEERNIIEPSQILYALDKSVRESLHQETSNTNDGMDAAILVIDEVTKKIEFSGAKLPLILAREGKVERIKGSSFAIGGKKHKSREKEFHTHTLDFQEKDRFFLFSDGYQDQFGGKENRKFMSKNLIKTIEKSVYLSCYEQYPILKDTFFDWKGERKQTDDVILVAIEL